A single window of Anopheles moucheti chromosome 2, idAnoMoucSN_F20_07, whole genome shotgun sequence DNA harbors:
- the LOC128310883 gene encoding poly [ADP-ribose] polymerase tankyrase, whose protein sequence is MSANRSRSMLSVNLEAAAMANDPLRELFEACKTGDLAKVKKLITPQTVNARDTAGRKSTPLHFAAGYGRRDVFEFLLANGASIQARDDGGLHPLHNACSFGHADVVRLLLEAGANPNTRDNWNYTPLHEAASKGKIDVCIALLQHGADPSIRNSENKIPLDLADTCTRPVLTGEYRKDELLEAARSGSEERLLELLTPLNVNCHASDGRKSTPLHLAAGYNRIRVVQILLQHGADVHAKDKGGLVPLHNACSYGHFEVTELLIKHGGNVNASDLWAFTPLHEAASKSRVEVCSLLLSEGAVPTLLNCHNKSAIDSAPTRELQEKIAYEYKGHCVLEACRQADIQRLKKNLTTETVNFVHPYSGDTPVHAVAQSVYPKRKQVLEVLIRKGALLNEKNKDFLTPLHIAADNSHFELMDVLLRHGAKVDALDGLGQTALHRCAREDNIQACRLMLSYGIDTGIVSLQGYTAAQLATENVLKILQDPPSDTVDLECQLLEAAKAGDLDTVRRIVLSSPMTVNCRDLDGRHSTPLHFAAGFNRVPVVEFLLEHGAEVHASDKGGLVPLHNACSYGHYEVTELLVKHGANVNVADLWKFTPLHEAAAKGKYEIVKLLIKHGADVTKKNRDGATPLDLVREGDQDVADLLRGNAALLDAAKKGNLARVQRLVSPDNINCRDAQGRNSTPLHLAAGYNNLEVAEYLLEHGADVNAQDKGGLIPLHNASSYGHLDIAALLIKHNTVVNATDKWGYTPLHEAAQKGRTQLCSLLLAHGADPFMKNQEGQTSLDLATAEDVKCLLQDAMVASQATGASGSNSAGTSQGGILNGNGTLLTTSCSPTTETVTLPTGASMTLSVPVPQLPIRSCLSPAQGAEANVDGIVVDHDDKMPSVPSIESSVSVFLTSLQLEHLIDLFEREQITMDILAEMGHEDLKQVGVSAYGFRHKILKGIATLRATTGLGLTPNPGTLLVDLLPDDKEFLAVEEEMQATIREHRDNGHSGGYFNRYNIVRIQKVQNRKLWERYVHRRQEISEENGHQASERMLFHGSPFINAIVQKGFDERHAYIGGMFGAGIYFAEHSSKSNQYVYGIGGGIGCPTHKDKSCYQCHRQLLLCRVALGKSFLQFSAMKMAHAPPGHHSVIGRPSAGGLHFPEYVVYRGEQAYPEYLITYQIAKPDDGTNGEEPAR, encoded by the exons GTTACGGACGACGAGATGTGTTTGAGTTTTTGCTTGCCAATGGCGCCTCCATACAAGCGCGAGATGATGGTGGTCTGCATCCTCTTCACAACGCCTGTTCGTTTGGCCATGCGGACGTAGTTCGCCTGCTGTTGGAAGCGGGCGCCAATCCGAACACGCGTGACAACTGGAACTATACGCCACTGCACGAGGCTGCCAGCAAGGGCAAAATTGACGTTTGTATCGCGCTACTGCAGCACGGTGCCGATCCAAGCATTCGCAACTCGGAAAACAAGATTCCGCTCGATCTGGCCGATACCTGTACGCGTCCCGTCTTGACCGGCGAGTACCGCAAAGACGAACTGCTTGAAGCGGCCCGTTCCGGCTCGGAGGAACGTTTGCTGGAGCTGCTCACACCGCTGAACGTTAACTGCCACGCGAGTGATGGCCGGAAATCGACGCCACTGCATTTAGCCGCTGGCTACAACCGGATCCGGGTGGTGCAAATATTGCTCCAGCATGGTGCGGACGTGCATGCGAAGGATAAGGGTGGCTTGGTGCCGCTACATAATGCCTGTTCCTATGGTCATTTCGAGGTGACCGAACTGCTGATCAAGCACGGTGGTAACGTGAATGCAAGCGATCTGTGGGCGTTCACACCGCTCCACGAGGCCGCGTCGAAGAGCCGGGTCGAGGTGTGCAGCCTGCTGTTGAGCGAGGGTGCCGTCCCTACGCTGCTAAACTGCCATAACAAGTCGGCGATCGATTCGGCACCGACGCGTGAGCTGCAGGAGAAGATTGCCT ATGAATACAAGGGACACTGCGTGCTCGAGGCATGCCGACAGGCAGATATTCAACGGCTGAAGAAGAATCTGACTACGGAAACGGTTAACTTTGTGCATCCTTATTCAGGCGATACGCCCGTGCACGCCGTTGCCCAGTCGGTATACCCGAAGCGCAAGCAGGTGCTGGAAGTGTTGATTCGCAAGGGCGCCCTGCTGAACGAGAAGAACAAAGACTTCCTTACGCCGCTGCATATTGCGGCGGATAATTCGCATTTCGAGCTGATGGATGTGTTGCTACGACACGGTGCCAAGGTTGATGCATTGGACGGGCTTGGCCAGACCGCGCTGCATCGGTGCGCTCGCGAGGACAACATCCAGGCCTGTCGGTTAATGCTGTCTTATGGCATCGATACCGGCATTGTATCGCTGCAGGGCTATACGGCTGCCCAGCTGGCTACGGAGAACGTGCTGAAGATCCTGCAAGATCCTCCCTCGGATACGGTGGATCTCGAGTGTCAGCTGCTGGAAGCGGCTAAGGCGGGCGATCTCGATACGGTCCGACGCATCGTACTATCCTCGCCGATGACGGTGAACTGCCGTGATTTGGATGGGCGCCACTCGACACCGTTACACTTTGCCGCTGGGTTTAACCGGGTGCCGGTGGTTGAATTCCTACTCGAGCACGGTGCAGAGGTACATGCGTCGGACAAgggtggtttggtgccgtTGCATAACGCGTGCTCGTATGGCCATTACGAGGTAACGGAGCTGCTGGTAAAGCACGGCGCCAACGTCAACGTGGCCGATCTGTGGAAATTCACACCGCTCCATGAAGCGGCTGCCAAGGGAAAGTACGAAATTGTCAAGTTACTGATCAAG CACGGAGCTGATGTGACAAAGAAGAACCGTGACGGAGCAACACCGCTCGATCTCGTCCGCGAAGGTGATCAGGATGTGGCTGATTTGTTGCGTGGCAATGCGGCTCTACTCGATGCGGCCAAAAAGGGGAACTTGGCACGCGTTCAACGACTCGTTTCGCCTGACAATATCAACTGTCGGGATGCGCAGGGACGCAACTCAACGCCGCTCCATCTGGCTG CGGGATACAACAATCTTGAGGTTGCGGAATACCTTCTGGAGCACGGTGCCGACGTGAATGCGCAAGATAAGGGTGGATTGATTCCACTGCACAATGCATCTTCGTACGGGCATCTTGATATTGCCGCGCTGCTTATTAAACATAATACGGTGGTAAATGCTACCGACAAATGGGGTTATACGCCACTTCACGAAGCTGCCCAAAAAGGCCGCACCCAGCTGTGTTCACTTCTC CTCGCCCATGGTGCTGATCCGTTCATGAAGAATCAGGAAGGACAAACCAGTCTTGATCTCGCAACAGCCGAGGATGTGAAATGTTTGCTACAGGATGCGATGGTCGCCTCGCAAGCTACCGGTGCGTCCGGTAGTAATTCTGCTGGCACATCACAGGGAGGCATCTTGAACGGTAATGGTACACTGCTAACTACTAGCTGCTCACCGACAACCGAAACTGTAACACTGCCGACGGGTGCCTCCATGACACTATCCGTTCCTGTACCACAG CTTCCGATACGTAGCTGCCTGAGTCCGGCCCAGGGTGCCGAAGCAAACGTAGATGGTATTGTGGTAGACCACGATGACAAGATGCCGTCCGTACCGTCGATTGAGTCTTCTGTTTCGGTGTTCCTCACTAGCTTACAACTGGAACATTTGATAGATTTGTTCGAGCGTGAACAGATTACCATGGACATTCTGGCCGAGATGGGTCACGAAGATCTGAAGCAGGTCGGTGTTTCGGCGTACGGATTTCGGCACAAAATACTCAAGGGCATAGCAACGCTTCGTGCCACGACAG GGCTTGGACTTACACCAAACCCAGGCACACTGCTGGTGGATCTTCTTCCCGACGACAAGGAGTTCCTTGCGGTCGAAGAGGAAATGCAGGCCACCATACGGGAGCATCGTGACAACGGCCATTCAGGTGGCTATTTCAATCGTTACAACATTGTTCGG ATACAAAAAGTGCAAAACCGTAAGCTGTGGGAACGGTACGTTCATCGGCGGCAGGAAATATCGGAAGAGAACGGACACCAGGCAAGTGAGCGGATGCTGTTCCACGGTTCCCCATTCATCAATGCCATCGTGCAGAAGGGTTTCGACGAGCGGCACGCGTACATTGGGGGAATGTTTGGTGCCGGTATTTACTTTGCGGAGCACAGCTCCAAATCGAACCAATACGTGTACGGTATTGGCGGTGGCATTGGATGTCCCACGCACAAAGATAAATCCTGCTACCAGTGCCATCG ACAATTGTTGCTGTGTCGGGTAGCGCTCGGAAAGTCCTTCCTACAGTTTAGCGCTATGAAGATGGCTCACGCACCACCCGGCCATCATTCCGTAATTGGACGACCTTCGGCTGGTGGGCTGCATTTTCCTGAATATGTCGTCTACCGAGGCGAGCAG GCATATCCGGAGTATTTAATCACGTACCAGATTGCAAAACCCGACGACGGCACTAACGGCGAAGAGCCGGCAAGATGA